One stretch of Methanoregula sp. UBA64 DNA includes these proteins:
- a CDS encoding MFS transporter: protein MEIPNGPNVKGYTLLILSISLATFMSSLDGTIVNIALPAISESFNLSTTTVSWVTTSYLLVMVGCVLVFGKISDTIGYKKIFLAGFAIFTLGSFFCGVLPELILGFPSLVASRVFQAIGAAMLLSVAAAMIAAYIPLTLKGKAMSIIMLFAALGTAIGPTIGGILTQYLSWHWIFFINVPVGIVAILLGAKVIPASQPKPATGTGLDKAGAALVFVGLASLVFTVAEGEALHWTSPVILGAAALAIVALGLFVRQELVHADPLLDLRLFKSRNFFLANLLLFLVFFSFSGISYLLPFYLEYVHSYSTSNAGLIMTALSFAMMVAGLIAGAAYNRLGSRRLCIIACVPLICGYFMMTKLFVHTATGFVVIALALIGFGLGLIVTPATTLIMMSVAKAKAGMISSLTSLERTAPMPIGIAIFNLILIVGITGIANRYAVTYSSPADIKMEVLSAGFDIAFLLSLVLGFALLIISFALKDEIHPDYAEDANALHRNGN from the coding sequence ATGGAAATTCCGAACGGGCCGAACGTCAAGGGATATACCCTGCTCATCCTTTCCATCTCGCTTGCAACCTTCATGTCGAGCCTCGACGGCACGATCGTCAACATCGCACTGCCGGCCATCAGCGAATCGTTTAACCTCTCCACGACTACGGTGAGCTGGGTCACGACCTCGTACCTGCTCGTGATGGTGGGCTGCGTGCTCGTCTTCGGAAAAATCTCGGATACTATCGGGTACAAAAAGATCTTCCTTGCCGGGTTTGCCATCTTTACCCTCGGATCGTTCTTCTGCGGAGTCCTGCCCGAACTTATCCTCGGCTTTCCCTCGCTCGTGGCTTCGCGAGTCTTCCAGGCCATCGGCGCTGCCATGCTCCTGTCGGTGGCGGCTGCCATGATCGCGGCCTATATCCCGCTCACCCTCAAAGGGAAGGCGATGAGCATCATCATGCTCTTTGCCGCGCTCGGGACGGCAATCGGCCCGACGATCGGCGGCATCCTGACCCAGTACCTCTCCTGGCACTGGATCTTCTTCATCAACGTGCCGGTCGGGATCGTTGCGATCCTTCTCGGCGCGAAAGTGATCCCGGCATCGCAGCCAAAACCCGCCACCGGCACCGGGCTCGACAAGGCCGGGGCGGCCCTCGTCTTCGTGGGCCTTGCATCGCTTGTCTTTACCGTGGCAGAAGGCGAGGCGCTGCACTGGACCTCTCCCGTCATCCTCGGGGCAGCGGCCCTTGCCATTGTCGCCCTTGGCCTCTTTGTCCGGCAGGAGCTGGTTCATGCCGACCCGCTCCTCGACCTCCGGCTCTTTAAGAGCAGGAACTTCTTCCTCGCCAACCTGCTGCTCTTTTTAGTCTTCTTCAGCTTCTCGGGGATCAGCTACCTGCTGCCGTTCTACCTCGAATACGTGCACAGCTATTCAACGTCGAACGCCGGCCTGATCATGACCGCGCTCTCGTTTGCCATGATGGTGGCGGGCCTGATCGCCGGGGCGGCATACAACCGGCTCGGATCCCGCCGGCTCTGTATCATCGCCTGCGTGCCGCTGATCTGCGGCTATTTCATGATGACCAAGCTCTTTGTGCACACCGCAACGGGTTTCGTGGTCATTGCCCTTGCGCTCATCGGCTTTGGCCTGGGCTTAATCGTAACCCCGGCAACAACGCTGATCATGATGTCGGTTGCAAAGGCAAAAGCCGGGATGATCTCGAGCCTCACCAGCCTCGAACGGACCGCACCGATGCCTATCGGGATCGCGATCTTCAACCTGATCCTCATTGTCGGGATCACGGGCATTGCAAACCGCTATGCGGTGACCTACAGCTCCCCGGCGGATATTAAGATGGAGGTGCTCTCGGCGGGCTTTGATATCGCGTTCCTTCTCTCGCTCGTGCTGGGCTTTGCGCTCCTGATCATCAGCTTCGCCCTAAAGGACGAGATCCACCCGGACTATGCGGAAGATGCAAATGCCCTGCACCGGAACGGGAACTAA
- a CDS encoding M13 family metallopeptidase produces the protein MKRVVLILIAIFCLLSAGCTSPAGVTPAASTPAPDAGFVLNLSVRPGDDFYAYVNDAWLETHPIPADKKSYSTFSALGDTVDDDLHALLVNASNTTPGNTDRNITLIGQFYRSGMDNRTIDKEGLTGLSADLTMIDAINSRSDLTNATITLLAHGDSPVYSYWAENNPKNSSEMVPGLEQGGLGMPDRDYYLRTDNQSVEIQNAYRQHIARVFELSGETKAKAAADADTVYSLEKTLAASHFSTEENRDPATTTNLYTPAELEQQYPAIGWDQLASLPGSGPVSRINIHQPRYVKELNTLLETAPLEDWKVYLKYHLINSASPYLSTSFEAENFAFYSTTLNGVEEMKPRWKRVETTESDLLSDAVGKAYVAAYVDPRTREMVSAMVVSLRQTLDERITNLTWMGNSTKAAAHEKLAAMRQKIGYPDTWMDYAGLNLSDSYVKNVRSVQAYNLIYGPSGLSRIGRPVDPNVWYMSPQTINAYYNPTTNEIVFPTAILQPPFFDPNADAAHNYGAIGWVIGHEMTHGFDDQGRQYDKDGNLKDWWTAEDAANFNNRTSLLVTEYNTFEVLPGLYSNGNLTLGENIADFGGLTLSYHAWKETGNQTTGIAASNHTADREFFFSAAQTWRENARDDARRTWVYTDPHSDNKYRVDGVVFNIPEFYDAFPEVTPGDALYRNASERPVIW, from the coding sequence GTGAAACGCGTGGTACTGATCCTGATCGCGATCTTCTGTCTCCTCTCTGCCGGGTGTACAAGCCCCGCAGGGGTTACGCCGGCTGCCTCAACACCGGCACCGGATGCCGGGTTTGTCCTGAACCTGTCCGTCCGGCCGGGCGACGATTTTTACGCCTATGTAAACGATGCATGGCTGGAAACGCACCCGATTCCGGCCGACAAAAAAAGTTACTCGACATTCTCCGCGCTGGGTGACACCGTAGACGATGATCTCCATGCCCTCCTGGTAAACGCGTCAAACACAACACCCGGGAATACTGACCGGAACATCACTCTCATAGGCCAGTTCTACCGGTCGGGCATGGATAATAGAACGATCGATAAGGAAGGCCTCACCGGGCTCTCCGCCGATCTTACAATGATCGACGCGATCAACTCGCGAAGCGATCTGACCAATGCCACGATCACGCTCCTCGCACACGGGGACAGCCCGGTATACTCTTACTGGGCAGAGAACAATCCCAAAAACAGCAGCGAGATGGTCCCGGGCCTCGAACAGGGCGGGCTTGGGATGCCTGACCGGGACTATTACCTGAGAACGGACAACCAGAGCGTGGAGATCCAGAACGCGTACCGGCAGCACATTGCCCGGGTCTTCGAACTCTCGGGAGAGACAAAAGCTAAGGCTGCGGCTGATGCAGATACCGTCTATTCCCTGGAAAAGACCCTTGCCGCATCCCACTTCAGTACCGAGGAGAACCGCGATCCTGCAACTACCACCAACCTCTATACTCCGGCCGAACTGGAACAGCAGTATCCCGCCATCGGGTGGGATCAGCTTGCATCCCTCCCCGGGTCCGGGCCGGTGAGCCGGATCAATATCCACCAGCCGCGGTACGTAAAAGAGCTCAATACCCTCCTTGAAACCGCTCCCCTTGAAGACTGGAAGGTCTACCTGAAGTACCACCTGATCAACAGCGCATCCCCGTACCTCAGCACCTCCTTTGAGGCGGAGAACTTCGCGTTCTACAGCACCACGCTCAATGGCGTGGAAGAGATGAAACCCCGGTGGAAACGCGTCGAGACAACGGAGAGCGATCTCTTGAGCGATGCCGTGGGCAAGGCGTACGTGGCGGCATACGTGGACCCCCGGACACGCGAGATGGTATCGGCCATGGTTGTCTCCCTCCGGCAGACCCTCGACGAGCGGATTACCAACCTGACGTGGATGGGCAATTCCACGAAAGCTGCGGCCCATGAAAAACTGGCGGCAATGCGGCAGAAGATCGGGTATCCCGACACCTGGATGGATTATGCGGGACTCAACCTGTCGGATTCCTATGTGAAGAATGTCCGTTCCGTCCAGGCGTACAACCTTATCTACGGACCCTCGGGCCTGTCCCGGATCGGAAGACCTGTCGACCCGAACGTCTGGTACATGTCCCCGCAGACGATAAACGCCTATTATAACCCGACCACCAACGAGATCGTCTTCCCGACAGCGATCCTCCAGCCGCCGTTCTTTGACCCTAATGCAGACGCTGCACACAATTACGGGGCTATCGGCTGGGTGATCGGCCACGAGATGACACACGGCTTTGACGATCAGGGCCGGCAGTACGACAAGGACGGGAATCTCAAAGACTGGTGGACGGCAGAGGATGCGGCAAACTTCAACAACCGCACCAGCCTGCTCGTAACCGAGTACAACACCTTCGAGGTCCTCCCCGGGCTCTATAGTAACGGCAACCTCACGCTGGGAGAAAATATCGCGGATTTCGGCGGCCTGACGCTCTCCTACCATGCATGGAAGGAGACAGGAAACCAGACCACAGGGATAGCGGCATCCAACCATACCGCAGACCGGGAGTTCTTCTTCTCGGCTGCGCAGACGTGGAGGGAGAATGCACGGGACGATGCCCGGCGCACCTGGGTGTATACCGATCCCCATTCGGACAACAAATACCGGGTAGACGGCGTTGTCTTTAATATCCCGGAGTTCTACGACGCCTTCCCTGAGGTTACGCCGGGCGATGCCCTGTACCGGAACGCAAGCGAGCGCCCGGTCATCTGGTAA
- a CDS encoding TIGR04083 family peptide-modifying radical SAM enzyme, producing the protein MKNPFHVMIIPTLGCPSKCKYCWSSEEGSPVMSVDTVRDIVQWLNGVDRERVTFTFHGGEPLLAGADFYRQALPLLSEGCARMRPDFAMQTNLWRMTPEIAEALAAYHVPLGSSIDGPEEITDSQRGDGYFKKTMQGYKIARDHGLSVRFICTFTNKSVKRKEEIVRFFLDEGFVLKLHPALPSLRSENPKEWALEPAEYGELLVYLLDQALEHMDKIEIMNISDLCRCVFTRHGSVCTYVDCMGSTFAIGPDGSIYPCYRFVGMPEYVMGNVADHPSLDDLMASPAGKLMLAFKDYVDTACGKCRHIRYCRGGCPYNAMAPTPGRIEGVDPHCVAYKRIFEEIGSRLDEEMFAEPPMDMGFGMPAAPRKPPKPGVMALMRKMAMQG; encoded by the coding sequence ATGAAAAACCCCTTCCACGTCATGATCATCCCGACGCTGGGCTGCCCGTCGAAATGCAAGTACTGCTGGAGCTCGGAAGAGGGATCGCCGGTCATGAGCGTGGACACGGTCCGGGATATCGTACAGTGGCTCAACGGGGTCGACCGCGAACGGGTGACCTTTACCTTCCACGGCGGCGAACCGCTCCTTGCCGGGGCGGACTTCTACCGGCAGGCCCTCCCGCTCCTTTCTGAAGGCTGCGCCCGGATGCGCCCCGATTTTGCCATGCAGACCAACCTCTGGCGGATGACCCCGGAGATAGCGGAGGCGCTCGCCGCATACCACGTGCCCCTCGGGTCGAGCATCGACGGGCCGGAGGAGATCACGGATTCTCAAAGGGGCGACGGGTACTTCAAAAAGACGATGCAGGGCTACAAAATCGCCCGGGACCACGGCCTATCCGTCCGGTTCATCTGCACGTTCACGAACAAGTCGGTGAAGAGAAAGGAGGAGATCGTCCGGTTCTTCCTCGACGAGGGCTTCGTGCTGAAGCTCCACCCGGCGCTTCCCTCCCTGCGTTCGGAGAACCCGAAGGAATGGGCGCTCGAACCGGCGGAGTACGGGGAACTGCTGGTCTACCTCCTCGACCAAGCGCTCGAACACATGGACAAGATCGAGATCATGAACATCAGCGACCTGTGCCGGTGCGTCTTTACCCGGCACGGGAGCGTCTGCACGTACGTGGACTGCATGGGAAGCACGTTTGCGATCGGGCCCGACGGGAGCATCTACCCCTGCTACCGGTTTGTCGGGATGCCGGAGTACGTGATGGGGAATGTCGCGGACCACCCGTCGCTGGACGACCTGATGGCCTCGCCGGCGGGAAAACTGATGCTTGCCTTCAAGGACTACGTTGATACGGCGTGCGGGAAGTGCAGACACATCCGCTACTGCCGGGGAGGGTGCCCGTACAATGCCATGGCACCGACGCCGGGCCGGATCGAAGGGGTCGATCCGCACTGCGTTGCATACAAGCGGATCTTCGAGGAGATCGGCAGCCGGCTGGATGAAGAGATGTTTGCCGAACCGCCCATGGACATGGGATTCGGGATGCCTGCTGCCCCCAGAAAACCGCCAAAACCCGGCGTGATGGCGCTGATGCGCAAAATGGCGATGCAGGGGTAA